A window from Streptomyces sp. NBC_00299 encodes these proteins:
- a CDS encoding pilus assembly protein yields MTPLIILTLVLLWQCVLLGYTFTLAGNAADEAARAATASEGQSACAEAGLQHLPDSWQGGATVECDANGDFVTADVNLQVPVLFPGSIGFPFTVEGHAGAVQEEKD; encoded by the coding sequence ATGACTCCGCTGATCATCCTGACGCTGGTGCTGCTGTGGCAGTGCGTGCTGCTGGGGTACACGTTCACGCTCGCTGGGAATGCTGCGGACGAGGCGGCGCGGGCTGCGACGGCGTCGGAGGGGCAGTCGGCCTGCGCGGAAGCAGGGCTGCAACACCTTCCGGATTCATGGCAGGGGGGCGCCACCGTGGAGTGCGACGCGAACGGCGACTTCGTCACCGCCGACGTGAACCTCCAGGTGCCCGTCCTCTTCCCCGGCTCCATCGGCTTCCCGTTCACGGTGGAGGGCCACGCGGGGGCCGTGCAGGAGGAGAAGGACTGA
- a CDS encoding TadE/TadG family type IV pilus assembly protein — protein sequence MSYRLFPRRAGRDRGQVAIEYLGFIPILILVAMAGIQVGLIAYTAQQAGTAARAGARAASLEPGAAQEGCQNAVSGWLADGTDCSEAAGGDEVTVTATVEIPSIVPGWNFDPAQKTAIMPLDH from the coding sequence ATGTCGTACCGGCTCTTCCCCCGCCGTGCGGGCCGCGACCGCGGTCAGGTCGCCATCGAGTACCTCGGGTTCATCCCGATCCTGATCCTCGTCGCCATGGCCGGCATCCAGGTCGGGCTCATCGCCTACACCGCCCAGCAGGCCGGTACGGCGGCAAGGGCGGGGGCGCGGGCCGCCTCGCTCGAACCCGGTGCCGCGCAGGAAGGGTGCCAGAACGCGGTCAGCGGCTGGCTCGCCGACGGGACCGACTGCTCGGAGGCGGCCGGCGGCGACGAGGTCACCGTCACGGCCACCGTCGAGATCCCGTCGATCGTCCCCGGCTGGAACTTCGACCCCGCCCAGAAGACCGCGATCATGCCGCTCGACCACTGA
- the cpaB gene encoding Flp pilus assembly protein CpaB yields the protein MNSRQRRGVILLLLSIVCALGAFAGVLSVINDVKSKVGPEVTAYRLKRNVDPYTPLSAGQFEKTEMPERWLSDNAVTNLREIQGKIAVTRLLEGSLLQRDMIVDQPALQQGEQELAIMIDAATGVAGKITSGSTVNVYATFEGQRDGDPDQSKLIVENARVIDVGKLTSLRPDADDRDRQPTEAVPITFALRTVDAQRITYAESFADEVRLALVAPGADSDISATDRTYELAKDK from the coding sequence ATGAACTCCCGTCAGCGCCGCGGCGTGATACTCCTGCTCCTGTCGATCGTCTGCGCCCTCGGCGCCTTCGCCGGTGTCCTGTCCGTCATCAACGACGTGAAATCCAAGGTCGGGCCGGAGGTCACCGCGTACCGGCTCAAGCGGAACGTGGATCCCTACACCCCGCTCAGCGCGGGCCAGTTCGAGAAGACCGAGATGCCCGAGCGGTGGCTCTCCGACAACGCGGTCACCAACCTCCGCGAGATCCAGGGCAAGATCGCCGTCACCAGACTGCTCGAGGGCTCCCTGCTGCAGAGAGACATGATCGTCGACCAGCCCGCCCTCCAGCAGGGCGAGCAGGAACTCGCCATCATGATCGACGCGGCGACGGGCGTGGCCGGCAAGATCACCTCGGGCTCCACCGTCAACGTCTACGCCACCTTCGAGGGGCAGCGCGACGGCGACCCCGACCAGTCCAAGCTCATCGTCGAGAACGCCCGCGTCATCGACGTGGGCAAGCTGACCTCCCTGCGCCCCGACGCGGACGACCGGGACCGGCAGCCCACCGAGGCCGTCCCGATCACCTTCGCCCTGCGGACCGTCGACGCCCAGCGCATCACGTACGCCGAGTCCTTCGCCGACGAGGTCCGGCTCGCCCTGGTGGCACCCGGCGCCGACTCCGACATCTCCGCGACGGACCGCACCTACGAACTCGCCAAGGACAAGTGA
- a CDS encoding AAA family ATPase gives MPTRILPAVGDADAVRSLTTLLSQLPDAEPVAPVTDSTQLVDTLARLAAESIDELPEVVVVHERIGPVPALELIREVALRFPAVGVILVTSDASPGLFQAAMDYGARGLVALPLHYEELASRVHAVAQWSVGVRRHLGAGGDVFSGVGGTVVTVSGAKGGVGATLTAIQLALAAQASGRSTALLDMDLQTGDIASYLDIQFRRSIVDLAAISDITPRVLADAVFRHDTGVALLLAPGDGERGEEVTDRAARHVVTALRSRYEVVVVDCGAQLSGASAAAVEMADTALLVTTPDVVAVRGAKRTVRMWDRLQIRKAEETMIVVNRHSRGTEIQPALIQRITGTSVAATAIPANFKELQGAVDAGRVHELDNRGTVKQAMWALAGELGLVKGTEASAQRRGGRARGGDRAALTFRRRKEIGR, from the coding sequence ATGCCCACGAGGATCCTCCCGGCCGTCGGCGACGCGGACGCGGTCCGGTCCCTCACGACCCTTCTCAGCCAGCTCCCCGACGCCGAGCCGGTCGCCCCGGTCACCGACTCCACCCAACTCGTCGACACCCTCGCGCGCCTGGCCGCCGAGTCCATCGACGAACTGCCCGAGGTCGTCGTCGTCCACGAGCGCATCGGCCCCGTCCCGGCCCTCGAGCTCATCCGCGAGGTCGCCCTGCGCTTCCCGGCGGTGGGCGTCATCCTCGTGACGTCCGACGCGAGCCCCGGTCTCTTCCAGGCCGCCATGGACTACGGCGCCCGGGGCCTGGTCGCCCTGCCGCTGCACTACGAGGAGCTGGCCAGCCGCGTCCACGCGGTCGCCCAGTGGTCGGTGGGCGTACGGCGGCATCTGGGCGCCGGCGGCGATGTGTTCAGCGGCGTCGGCGGCACCGTCGTGACGGTGAGCGGCGCGAAGGGAGGCGTGGGCGCCACCCTCACCGCCATCCAACTGGCCCTCGCCGCCCAGGCGTCCGGCCGCAGCACCGCCCTGCTCGACATGGACCTCCAGACCGGCGACATCGCCTCCTACCTGGACATCCAGTTCCGCCGCTCGATCGTCGACCTCGCCGCCATCAGCGACATCACGCCCCGCGTGCTGGCGGACGCGGTGTTCCGGCACGACACGGGCGTGGCGCTGCTGCTCGCCCCCGGCGACGGCGAACGCGGCGAGGAGGTCACCGACCGCGCCGCCCGCCATGTCGTCACCGCCCTGCGCTCCCGCTACGAGGTCGTCGTCGTCGACTGCGGCGCCCAGCTGAGCGGTGCGAGCGCGGCAGCCGTGGAGATGGCCGACACGGCCCTCCTCGTCACCACCCCGGACGTGGTCGCGGTGCGCGGCGCCAAGCGCACGGTCCGGATGTGGGACCGCCTCCAGATCCGCAAGGCGGAGGAGACCATGATCGTCGTCAACCGGCACTCGCGCGGTACGGAGATCCAGCCCGCCCTGATCCAGCGGATCACCGGCACGTCGGTCGCGGCCACCGCGATCCCGGCCAACTTCAAGGAACTCCAGGGCGCGGTCGACGCCGGCCGGGTCCACGAGCTGGACAACAGAGGGACGGTCAAGCAGGCCATGTGGGCGCTCGCGGGGGAACTGGGCCTGGTCAAGGGCACCGAGGCAAGCGCGCAGCGCCGGGGTGGCCGGGCGCGGGGCGGGGACCGGGCGGCGCTGACGTTCCGGCGCCGGAAGGAGATCGGGAGGTGA